TTGAACTTAAACGAATGATAATTGAAATTTCCAGGTGATGATGTAACACGCAAAAAGCGTTCTGATATGGAAATGCCGTCAAAGTCACGTCGTCTTTTTAACGATGAACTATGGGATAATCAATGGTACATGGTATGTAGAAAGATCAACAAATGTTCCGTTATTGTTGTCCCAGAAAACAAGTTGATTTCTTGATACGCAGCATGATACGAGAACTATAGCTTCGCTACCTCGATTAGACCTGAATGTTTTGCCCGTCTACGATATGGGCTACACTGGCCGTGGAGTCACCGTCCTAGTCTTAGACGACGGCATAGAAGGCAACCACACTGACATTCGCAATAATTACGTAtgaatgtttttatttattgtttttaaaaaatatatatttgctATCAATTTTAACTGTCATGTTCTCTATATCCACAGAATGCGAAAATCAGCTACGATATGAACGATGACGATCGGGATCCCACACCACGCTACGGGAAAGGTGCAGTTAACAGTCACGGAACGAGATGTGCTGGAGAAATCGCCATGGAGGcgaataacaaaaaatgtggTGTTGGAGTGGCTTTTAACGTCAGCATCGGTGGTGTTCGCATGTTGGATGGCGCTGTCAGTGACCGAGTAGAAGCCTCTTCTCTTTTGTATGCCCTGGAAATAGTTGACATTTATAGCGCATCATGGGGACCAAGTGACGACGGTAAAACGGTCGAGGGTCCAGGCCGTCTCGTCCGTCAAGCTTTACTTCAAGGAGTAACGGAGGCAAGTTAACGAgaaatccttaaaaaaaaaagtgttacttaataataataaacaatggCTCAATTTTTGTAATGCAAGGggagaaagggaaaaggaGCAATTTATATTTGGGCTGCTGGAAACGGTGGCCGAGTGCAAGATAATTGCAATTGCGACGGCTATGTCTCTTCCATCTACACTTTGTCGATTGGAAGTGTCTCAGAACAAGGTGATTTCCCCTGGTACGGAGAACAATGCGCATCGACAATGGCAGTCACCTACTCCAGCGGTGCCTACACCGACCAGAAAATAGTAAATTAGATTTCTAGAGAATTGCCCGAGATATTGTTACGTTTGTTCGCACCAATTGCTAATACGAAGTCCTCAATTGACAGGCCACCATCGATCTGAACGACACGTGTACCATGGATCACACCGGGACATCGGCTGCAGCCCCACTAGCGTCCGGAATCATAGCTTTAGCGCTGGAGGCCAAGTAATTTGTTTTATACTTCTCTGTTGTGACAGGAACGGTTTGTTCACATGCAATCTCATTTCGCAGCCCCAATTTGACATGGAGAGATGTCCAGCATTTGGTAGCTTGGACTAGCGAGTACAAACCGCTGGAGGTCGATAcaattcaatatgaaaactCGTGTTACAGACTtgaatgaatttttaaaatttaatttaggATAATATTGAATGGCAAGAAAATGCTGCTGGTATACGTTTCAATTCGCGATTCGGGTTTGGAATGATGAACGCAGCGAAATACGTTCTAGCTGCAATGAACTGGACCAGTGTTCCCGGCAAATCCATTTGCACCACTCTTTCCGATAGGTAGTTGCCTTTAAAAGTCAAAACACTTTTTACATAAAGTTGATTAAGAACCGTTTTTATCGTCATCCATCAGCAATTTACCTGTGCTGTTTACCAACCGAGAATGGGGGGCCGTCACATTTGAGAGCGACGGATGTGCTGGCACTCTGAACGAGGTCAATTACTTGGAGCATGTGGAAGTGATAGTCAATATTGAATATCCAGTACGAGGTCAACTTGAAATCGATTTGATCTCACCTTCAGGTTTGTCCCCCTGCTGAATAGAATTACTTTACATCCTTTCGTAATGAAAGTTTCATTTGAATGCGCTTACGTCATGCAGGGACTCGCACGCAAGTGTTAAAGCCTCGTTCCAAGGATCAATCAAAACTTGGCTTCGTGAATTGGCCATTTATGTCTGTGCACACGTGGGGAGAGAACCCTAAAGGTCAATGGAAATTAATCGCAACTGATGTGGtgaattttctctttctcttgtatttctcttttttttttggggggggtttACTTTTATATTAAGACCAGCAACAAAGAATTGGCTGTAAATGAACTATGTATGTCGTCATTTGTTGCAGTCGAGCCAAAAACCGAACCTTTTGTCCGGACGCATCGTTAACGCCACTTTAGTCCTGCACGGCACTTCCGCTATGCCGGAATACCGGAAGCATGGCACCAGGATTTATGACGATGCATTCAACCAGCTTTCTTCTCGCTCGGTATTGTATTATAATAGACATACAGTACAAAACATGGTCATTTAGGCATATGCTGCTACATCGATTCCGCAAAGTCATCGATCGAAactcctctttttttattttatttacagCACGAGGCAACAATAAATAACGAACTGGATGACGAAGACCAGAGGCTCGACATCAGCCAACTGCGTTCCGAAAATCCTAACCTTTCCTGGAAAGATTTGATTGGAGTGAAACTCGCTCGTCATTCATCAGCCAACGCCAATTAATGATTTACCCAAGCGTAtgctatttttcatttgaaatttgtaTTGATTTTCCTTTCTGTTCTAATTCAATCATCGTGTCAAACAACATCAGCTTTAAACCGGATAAGAGTTGGGCGTGGACGACGTTGGACTGGCCCAGTTTTCAACcattaatttttgttacaGGTTCCCAAACAATGAATAAATAGGAGTTTACGTACATCGAatcaacgttaaaaaaaaaaaatctaacagaaaaaaaaagagagatttATGAGAACCGACAACAATATGCGTATATCCGGAGACAACGCCCTACGTTCTTATTTGATATGTTATACGAATacgtaattttgtttttttttaattgttcaCTTGCAATTGCCCTGTCATTCCGTGTGTTgctatctaaaaaaaaaaaaatggctacCACTATGCATGAATAATCCTATAAATCATAAATTACTCGAGTGCGCATGAAAATTCAAACAGATTCTTCATTCAACGGATATTTGAGGATGGCGGGCGGAAGATGTCGGCTGTAGACACCGATATTGGCACAATGATTGACCACCGCTGCCACCGACTCGAAACGACGTTCAGGCAAGGTGACTAGCGTGAAATCTTTGTTCGGATCGTCAAGCCCAGTGTTGCAGCAAATACGAACGTGCAGAAAACCATTTTCACCTCTGCTTACCACCCATgaaaaaggcaagaaaaattgatttgaataataaaaataggtGAGAGTTGTTGATTCTGTTATTTTCCAACCAAATGATTaagcttttttttccctctcttttgCTATCtcgttctctctttttttttgtcctaaTTATACGTACCTGGCAGCTAGAAAGTAGTCGGCATGACTAGCCATCGAGTCCCGCACAAGAAAAGAACCCGCCGGCGCAGGTTTTAGTCGTTTTTCAGCATCTCGTCGCGTGATGGACCCGTGATACCAactgttttgttgttgtttttttttttcaacataaaaaaaaaagcgacgAAGAAAAAATAGGAAATGTGTCACGAATCGttagagcaaaaaaaaaacaaacaaacttggcgaatgaataagaaaaagtCGCACTACACGGAAGAAAGGTATTGAAATTTAAAGCACTACAATGTTGAATCAATTATACCTTTGAATTTCAAGCGGAATTGCATCGTCGACTAAATCCTTAAAACCAACAGCAGGTGCAACGAACGGAAGACTCTGCAATGGAGGGAAAGACAGCGTGAGTGAAAGCTGACGGATCGGAGCGCTCGTTTGCGGCTTGAAGATGccgctgttgttgttggtccCACGGCGCAATTTAGGCATGAGAAAAGGTAAATTCTCTTCCGGTGGCTCGGATGACGAAGACGACAAAAATTCTTGTAatttgacacacacacacacacacacacacaaaatgtcGAATAATTTCCTTTTTAATTTGGCAGTTAAATCGATAACATGCGAAGGTGCGTCAATACGGATAAACGGATCAAGTTACCTTGACTATTGTCGAGTGAGAGATGGAGTGGCGGTTTGTTCAGCGGTTGAAGAGCTTCGTGAGAGTCGTTTGTAACCAACGAGTTGGCTGATATGGAGATACCACTGTCAGAGCCATTGAACCCCCCAGCACTTCCGCTGGGCCTGCCGCTGATGATGTTAGAGAAAAGAGATTGAGGGCGTCGCCTTGCGGCCGCATGGAACTCGAATGGAACGGCGACCGATGATGGGATAGGAACGGTTGTTGTCGTCAACATTTGACTCGTCTCATTTTCCGACTTGTCGGAAATGGGAGACAGGACGGCCTCACTAACTTTGGTCCTTTGTTTTGGCGACAGGTGGAGCGAGAATCCACGGTGATGATGATGGTAATTATGATGAGAATCGACCGAATGAAACAAATGATGCGTTTGCTGTAGCGATCGTGAACGATTCAAGATCAACCGGCCGTCAAGGTCTTGGGCGGATTCGTCCAGACTGCAAATACTCGTTTGTAAACTGGAAATGTTGGAACGCTGCAGCTGTAACGAGCTTCTGTCGGGCTCCGAATGACCAGTCATGTCAATATTTGGATTGCTGTTCATGCTGGACGTCACCGCTTTTCTGGCTCGGATGACGGCCTGCTGAATTTTACGCACGATCGGATGATTCACGGCCGAGTCAACTTCCTCCGGTGGGTTGTCCGGCTGAGATGTCCAGCAATCGTTTCGTCCATCGAAAAATGATGTCTCGTAAACATACCGAATTTTTACGGCGGAAGCCATCCGCACGAATTGATGTAtgtattttttcaagaatcaaATCTGGAACATGGAAGCTAAAAAATGGCCTAAACAACATGAAAACGGATGTTTGTTTACAACTTTGGTCGGATGgaggtcgagaagaacgttgTTATTTTACGTAATGCAAAACTTACTGCGGACGGATGAATGATGGATGAGGCAAAGACGAGAGAATACTGTGCTTGTACAAAGCTGCGGCTGCCGCCACGGCCGGGAGCACGACCCGTTATGATGGAGGATGGAAGCAAAGCACGTTGGAACTTGTTCCCACCAATACCTGGCTCCTCATGGGTGAATCATCGGGCTCCCCCGTTCAGCGAAGAAGCTCCTCCCACCCTGACAGCAACCCGACGGGACCAGTCGATGAGGGTGAGTCGACGCCGATCAATACGTCCATCTTGCCTCCTCTTTTCTGTCccttttttctccctcttcCATATGGATATGTGTatgcatgtgtgtgtgtagagagagaaagagggtGAAAATCCGGCAAGGAGGTGTAGGAGGGCTGGGAGGAAATGGGTGATCCTGCGCGCCACAGACTGTGACGACCGGGTTGAGGGGTGGTGGTGACTCACGCTGGATTTCGGGGATCTACTCTCCCTGTTGACGACGTTATCGTTCCTGCCGACggttcttttcttattttatttatttttttgttttcttcgcccTCCCCCTTCTTTTTCACTCTTTCATTTCCTTTCAGGTTTCAGTAGAAGCGAAAAGGGTATCGATTTTGTTCCAGAAGGTCTtcatcttattttttatttttattttttgtctgaCGTGGAAATTTGACGGCTGTTGCCTAGTGTGTAAATCATTGAACATACGATGATTTATCGATTTCCAATGTCTCTAAGTAAATTGCGCTATTCGAAAAGATGTCCGCCCAACAGCTTTCTAACCCAGTTAATGTTCCTTCTCTCGTAAGTGTGTGAAACATTTGACAGGAGCAAtcaagaaaagggggaaaaaaacccAAAGCCGAGCACGAATAATCAAGGGATGATTGGAGGACGGTATTAAGGGCGACTGCAATAGACAGATGCGTCCATAATAATAAGAGAAACCCGGATGAAGAATGTTATTACTGGAATAAAGACAGCAGACTCTTGTATCTATTTACTGTATCGATCTCAATCTTCTTTCCTTCCTATAAACACATTTCTCGTTCGTAGATGTACATACATCCAGTACCCCATGAGCCAAACTGACAAGTGTGGTTACATCTGGGGCGAAAAACTCAATCGGACCCCCCATCCGCGGCACAGGAAAGGGTCACGATTAGATGAGATCCGTATGCGGAGAAGGATTACGTTGATGGTGTGTTCTCTCAACCAACTGAAAACAGTTGATGAGTACGTAACATCGGTACATGACTgggaaaagaataataaaaaaaaaaaaaaaggaagagtaCCATCATCACGTTTGTCCTTGTCCTAACGCAATTACAAACCGGACGGCTATAGTTTCAGGTTTGGATtagaggggaaagaaaaaacccaaAGTTTTGTGTGTACGTCTATAATAAAGGGAGAGTATCCCGACTGTACGGTAGAGAAAGTTGCGTCCTTGATCGCAACGAACCAGTAATGAAACCGACATGAAAATGTCCTTCAATTAAACACACGAAATGGTATATAGTGCAATCTGTACGGTTGCCCTGTTTTTTGTGCTGAACGCAGCCGATTTCGCAAATGTGCTAGTGGTGTACAagttaaaatcaaaacaaactaCAAAGAGTTTAACGaagcatttctttttacaggTATTTCCACACCAGACAGCAGCAGACGGGTGAgaattttcaaatcttttgttattttcaaaagagaaaacggtGACATCAAAGCGCACATTACatacattcttttttttttctctctatttATTACAGGGTTACTGAGTTTCTTTATGTTATACATCACTGTTACGTGTCGGTATTTCGGGaggttaaaaaaacaacatgcGTGACCGGAATCTGATTGAGTCTTTTGCTTTACAATATCttccttcccccttttttcccctcctttGTGTCTATATTtttgcatttcttctttttgtcgGGATATACCAGTTTCCTTTCTAGCTGCGTATTCTCTTCGTGGTACGAAGGAGATGAAGGAGCGGATATCCGCTTCTCGGCGCCACTGCGGGCAAGCGTGATGATGGAATAAAGAGAGGATTCTGCCCAAGGCCTCGTAAGTATATTGCATTATTCCCGTCCGTCCCCGTTTTACCAGTTGGACGATATGAAACGAAGAAAGGAACAAATAGCGAGTTCTAGTCGGTTAGGCATGTAGAATAGAATAAGGGCGACAGTGGCGAAATGTAGTATCACAGTTGTTGGATCTATTATGAAATTCCCTGTTGAGTTGTCTCGCTCTGACAAACCAACTaaagagaaagacaaaaataTTTGCAGAAAAAGATATAATTCTTTATCGCTTTCAGCGAATGCAGCTTTCTTTGTTCTTTCACATTTATCTATGCGTTTGTTTTAGTCGCTCTACTGAACGCGAATGAGATCGTTTTGTAGCGATTGCTTCGTCAATGACCTAGCTGCTAATTTCACTATGTATTGCCGTgccaggatttttttttaaacatctcTAGGAAGAATCAATCGATCAAGATTACAATCGCCTTTGTGATGTAGCTTTTATTATTCTTAACGATCGTGTTAATCCTTTGACTTGTTTTAGGACCCGTCAAAATCAAGAGCCCGTGAATCATAAAGGCTTAGTTGATATGGTGTGTACTCGAGTGAACGTGAATACAACAGTCACGATTTCCATGGCGTTTGATAGTTACTCTGAAAAACTGGAGAAACAGAGCTATAACAATGGCGCTGTAAATCAAACCAATAAAAAGTAGAAAATGACACGTTTGAGCAGACATCCATATCGAGTTGCTTTATTTTTATCAAGTAAATAACAAGCGCGATGAGAAAAGCTTTGTCACGCTGACAGTTGGTAAACTATACAAAAAGGCCAAACGTTTGGAATTTCATGCCTTGTTTTAGGTATTGTTCGCAAGATGTCCTCGACCCACGTAATCCAGTTTCATGTCACgatactctttttttttgaaagtgaCCTTTTGATCGCCGTGCCGAAATTATAATCTTGATAGGAATAGATAATAGAAAGaactttttattcttttttaaaaccagCGTCATCTAGTCCATTGTCCCGAatcaaaaagaataaaaaaagcgTAGATTTAAAGAGACACCAAAATCCCTGGCACCCGATGACGACATTTCAGTGCTGCACAAGTGTCAATAGAACGTGGGTTAACAGAAAGGCTATACGTTTAACATGGCTGGTCCGTTCTCTAACAAATGAAGAACATTAATACACTTTTCTTTAGTGGCGTGTGAAAGTAGGTCCCGTGCCATTGGGTACCTTCCTATAATGACCGTAGCCGAACATACACAGTTTTCGAATGACCTACTCTCTGCCAACGATTGGGCATTAAAATGCGTACTAAACTCAACACAGTGCAAGTTTTCCCCTGCTCCAATGAATCGCgccttttttaaatagaaaattaaatgaaagattgaaaaaaataaatcagtgAACGTgttttaagagaaaaatttcTAAGAGGGGCTGTGTGAGCAATAGTGTGACGTCATGTGAAAGTGGCCAGCAGTTGGCGCTTTTTACGCGGAGGAGGGGAGAAAGAAACCAGAAACCAATGCTGCTACcattgtgtgtgtatgtatgcAATTTCCATGGCGCTGTCTGCTGCTCTCGGCGAAAGTGAACTTTCGTGAAGGTCCAGCTTAGCTGCagggttcctttttttttagtttaataTACACAGAAGGAGACCAAGAGAACTGtggagagagaaaagaataataataaagtctctctctcttcagTCTGTGCTAAGATCTGTGTTCGTCGAGTTCTGGAAAACTTTCTACTCCTGCTGTAGAGTTGAAGGTATACGTCAAAACAACAGACGCACCAGGGCAGTGAAGGAATTTGATTCTTCTCTGCAGTAATTTCATCTTCTTGTCACCAAAGAAGGTAAACGATTTCATTCGCTAGCTAACCAATTAAAGTGCTGTTTCCGAAATGAAAACAATTAGTTTGAgtcctagaaaaaaaaaaattattaaagaAAGCGGCCGTCAACCAACACTGACAATGTTGACACTTCCTAATGTTGTCAAAACAGATCAAGAAGATTATATGGCGGTCGACAGGATGATGTATGTGCGTTGATCTATGTTGGAAATGGTTAGAAGTGTAGAATCCatttcaaaaggaaaagtgAAAGTTGCTCATGCTCAATAATACATATAAGTGTccttttacaaaaaaaaaaaaaaaaggaaaataaattagatTTTATAGCCTTGAGCTGActtactgtaaaaaaaaaaaggttgttTGGAGCTACTGAAATCTGTTTGATCCAATTTCTCTAAATTCCGCAAtatgttttgctttttgtttcaGGCTACCAATGGACTCTGCTTCTTCGTGGTTCTGACCACAAAATCTCAGTAGGAGGGAATGTCTTCCAGACTCAGCTACCAGAGAACTTGTGATACAACAGTGATGTCTGTGATCAAGAAAACGATTTTGCTGGTTATAGTGTACTTCTCCTACTGCTGTGCTAGTTCAATCGTGGAAGAGTCAAATGACTTGATGTACAATAATCAATTTGCAGTGAACATTCCAAATGCTTCTGAAGTGCTAGTCCAGCTCATCGCAGAGAAACATGGCTTTCGAAGTTTGGGCCAGGTAATAATTCACacatgaagaaagaaaatgctCTTAAGAATTCAGCTTGTGTTTAGAAGTGGGGAAAGTCTTGACAAGAGCTCTCTCTGaatggggtttttttttacgtataaAGACTTTCATTTGAAGTATTCATCATTGGAAAGGAGAAAGTCTATCTactgtcattttctttttcaaccaACATTGGTCTCAACAACTAGTTTTTATCTTGTAAACCAGATCTCCTTTTGGGGGGTCCTTGAAATCCAGTTTTTAAGCTGTCTGGTTTCCAGCTTGCTGTTCAAGCTGTTTGGTTCGGTGCTGTATAATTTACATCCTTTCTACCATACACAGGTTGGATCTCTGGATGGGTACTTTTTATTCGAACACGATCATGTCCACAAGCGGTCGGCCGACCCAAGCGGCCTTCACCACGAAAAACTCGTCAACGAACCGGGAGTATGTGTGATCTGACACTTTCTTCTTTCACAGTTAAAGAACACCTTGACTAGACCTGTATATATAAatatgcccttttttttttacgaacgAATTACAACAGGTTGTATGGGTAGCGCAGCAATTCGAGAAGAAGCGGTATAAGCGAGATTTTGCGTCTCGTGCAGGTATCAGCAATTTCGCCTTGGGTAAAGGAAGTGAATTTCCCGATCCATTTTACCGAGAACAATGGTATTTGgtaagtaatttttttttgcatcaaTCTTGTTTATTTCCTATTTTTGCGTGGCGGTTTTTTTGCTACCGGTGTTTCCTCGTCTGGTTGCCACCAAGGGCACTGCACCgtgaaatttttcgacagGTCCGCGTGGTGGGTGTTTACGTAACGCCACATGCCTGCATAAGCACCGAAACAAGCGCGAAGAataagtggaaaaaaaaacagagggTTCGGATTCTTTGAGATTTTACGCTAGAGTAAAAAGAGTCAAGTCGAATGTTTCGTGCGAGTTTCAGTGGAACAGTTTCGAGACAGataaaaaatggggaaataCAGTAAAATGGCACGGATTGAAAATTGTACGGGAAAGCTGCTCTGTCAGAAATATTTTATTCGTGGGACTAGAAGGACACATCATTGAATGTTTGCGTGGCACCAAAATGGCATTCAAGGTTAACGAAGCGGAACACCTTCAAGGACCCCAAATAGAGCAGAAACTCGATTCGACTTTCATTGATTATCGCTTTTTCGTTGTGCAAGCCACTTAACTGTTTTACttgatttacattttttttttgtttggttttgttattgttatgtGAAACAGCACGGTGGAAGTCAGGAAGGCTTCGACATGAATGTTATACCCGCCTGGCGGAAAGGTTACTCAGGCAAAGGAATTGTCGTTTCTATTTTGGACGATGGCATTCAAACCAATCACCCCGATCTCGCCCAAAATTACGTAATTGAGCCTTGACCATTATTACTTTTGTTGCAATTGTAAACGTAATTTTGTACTTTCTGAAATTGAAAGGATCCGTTGGCCAGCTCGGATATTAATGACAACGATAGCGATCCCATGCCCAGAGACAATGGCGATAATAAACATGGGACGAGATGCGCTGGCGAAGTAGCTGCTGTCGCTTTTAATTCGTATTGCGGCGTAGGCATCGCATTTAATGCCAGTATCGGTGGCGTGCGGATGCTTGACGGCACAGTTAACGATGCCGTTGAGGCACGAGCGCTCAGCCTTAATCCTGACCATATCGACATTTACAGCGCCTCATGGGGACCGGAAGATGATGGTAAGACGGTAGATGGGCCGGGTCCGCTTGCCAAACGTGCCTTCATCAACGGAATCATGAAGGTAATTCAtgaattttcttgttgtttttttatttacgaCTTATCTGAATGAATTATACCAGGGACGAAAGGGCAGAGGATCGATCTTTGTTTGGGCTTCGGGTAACGGCGGCCGCCATGATGATTCTTGCAATTGTGACGGGTATACGAACTCCATCTTTACTTTGTCCATATCGAGCGCCACTCAAGGAGGGTATGTCTATTGAACGCTTTAATCAAGTTAAGTGGATTTGCTAACAAAGAGTCTTTATGAGGATAGATTCAAACCATGGTATCTCGAAGAGTGTTCCTCCACTTTGGCAACGACCTACAGCTCTGGACGACCTGATGTCGATCGATCCATCGCCACGGTCGATATGGACGGCTCACTTCGGCCGGAATTTCTTTGCACTTCAGATCACACGGGCACATCTGCTTCCGCTCCCTTAGCAGCTGGAATTTGCGCCTTGGCGCTAGAAGCCAATTCTAACCTCACCTGGCGTGATATGCAACATCTGGTCGTATTTACGTCCAGGCCGGATCCACTTCATGATAACGGCTGGGTTACTAATGGCATTGGCAAAAAAGGTAATATATTGATATGattgattttttcatttcaattttcaaaattattttttgtgaCAGTGAGCCATAAATTTGGTTATGGCCTCATGGATGCCTCAGCCATGGTGACGTTGGCTGAGCAATGGACTAACGTGCCTCCGCAACATGTCTGCCAAACACCTGCTGATCAAAGCGACAGGCTCATTCCCAGCGGCTTTGGACAGAAATTGGAAGTTGTGGTAGAGACAGATGCCTGCGCCGGATCCGCTCACGAGATCCGTTTCTTGGAACACGTTCAATGCAGAATTTCGCTCCGATTTGCTCCCCGTGGAAATCTCCGAATTCGGTAGgaaggtttttttgtttaatgttGGATTCGTTCGAAGTTTAATTATGTTATGTCCATTTAGATTGACTTCACCATCGGGAACACAGTCGGTGCTCTTATTTGAAAGACCCCGTGATGTCCTTGATTCATCCTTTGACGATTGGCCGTTTATGAGCGTCCATTTTTGGGGTGAAAGGGCTTCTGGAAGATGGAAGTTAGagattttaaatgctggagtAAAGCGTGTCAACAAAGCAGGTAAAATTCCCCGTTTACATTTGATTGAAAGTTATAACCGTTTCGATTGTTTTGATCCCAGGAatattgaaaaagtggcaacTTGTGTTCTATGGGACGGATACGAATCCCATTCGTTTACGTTCGCTTCAAACACCGCGTCCCACATTTCCTAACCTTGGTGGTGGGGCAGCGACTATCGGTCGAGATGTCCACCGATTAACAGCCCCGCCGTCGGTGGCGACGCCATTTGCTCCCACATTTAAAAGCGTCGGCCATGTTCCTAATCCAACCGGTGGCCAATTATTCTTTCCGGGCAACCCAGGATTTCGTCCGTCTAATTTCCCCAATACGGGCTACCCGGACTTCCTCCAGTTTGCCGGAAGCCAGCCTGTAACTTACAGCGCTGCATTGGAAGCTACGCAACCTTCCAACGTAGGAATAAAAAACAACTGCCCCAACTTTAGCCTCGACGGGTAT
The DNA window shown above is from Daphnia magna isolate NIES linkage group LG9, ASM2063170v1.1, whole genome shotgun sequence and carries:
- the LOC116931035 gene encoding furin-like protease 2 — encoded protein: MSSRLSYQRTCDTTVMSVIKKTILLVIVYFSYCCASSIVEESNDLMYNNQFAVNIPNASEVLVQLIAEKHGFRSLGQVGSLDGYFLFEHDHVHKRSADPSGLHHEKLVNEPGVVWVAQQFEKKRYKRDFASRAGISNFALGKGSEFPDPFYREQWYLHGGSQEGFDMNVIPAWRKGYSGKGIVVSILDDGIQTNHPDLAQNYDPLASSDINDNDSDPMPRDNGDNKHGTRCAGEVAAVAFNSYCGVGIAFNASIGGVRMLDGTVNDAVEARALSLNPDHIDIYSASWGPEDDGKTVDGPGPLAKRAFINGIMKGRKGRGSIFVWASGNGGRHDDSCNCDGYTNSIFTLSISSATQGGFKPWYLEECSSTLATTYSSGRPDVDRSIATVDMDGSLRPEFLCTSDHTGTSASAPLAAGICALALEANSNLTWRDMQHLVVFTSRPDPLHDNGWVTNGIGKKVSHKFGYGLMDASAMVTLAEQWTNVPPQHVCQTPADQSDRLIPSGFGQKLEVVVETDACAGSAHEIRFLEHVQCRISLRFAPRGNLRIRLTSPSGTQSVLLFERPRDVLDSSFDDWPFMSVHFWGERASGRWKLEILNAGVKRVNKAGILKKWQLVFYGTDTNPIRLRSLQTPRPTFPNLGGGAATIGRDVHRLTAPPSVATPFAPTFKSVGHVPNPTGGQLFFPGNPGFRPSNFPNTGYPDFLQFAGSQPVTYSAALEATQPSNVGIKNNCPNFSLDGNCVDACPPTGYYVSPEMVCLNCHSSCRNCTGAEPHQCLSCAPQFSQIIDKNLCVEHCPDGYHMDETKMMCIPCQPQCNTCNSALECSSCEFRFVIHDGQCLPSCLPGYYETDDYACAPCDTSCSTCRGPHQDHCVTCADSFSEFNGSCIQRCPEGFWSHGLSGSKQCLPCPPGCEACSLKENGFDLVCSRCADQWVLDVSTLLCLNPSANICPEGEYVVEGKCYPCHGSCSECSGSSSSQCTHCSNRTMHLGSCLESCPQGTFVEAGSVDSRHIEFCRPCPHACAQCDSMDHCTECLGALHLQNGRCLASCEDGYYSDRGVCVRCHGSCASCSGPLATDCTRCANSFSWLQHHCLSQCHLGHYNISLGSLIATEFQTPSKMNQFLCARCHASCQMCEVSPLNCLSCSDGFVWNNSTCIPASVEARIFEIPLVEFVKESEGRGIRAKDNVEPGHFISASHWLFGVAASFIAGLIVVLAIQVKSRSKKYSRVPLSSSENDHETGHEKLLFASDEDESDNTYPKV